The Armatimonadota bacterium genome includes a window with the following:
- a CDS encoding DegT/DnrJ/EryC1/StrS family aminotransferase, whose protein sequence is MATMIDSKLALLGGDKAVTCDPGDTFTWPIVTEEDEAAVLDVLRRGAMSGTDVTLQFEKEFAEWQGLKYGLGFSTGTAAIQAAMWGCGVRTGDEIICPSITYWASALQVFSLGGTVVFADIDPMTLCIAPDDIEHRITDRTKAIIVVHYLGHPADMDRIMPIARKHGVKVIEDVSHAHGGLYKGRMVGTFGDVAAMSLMSGKSFPIGEAGILCTNDLSIYEHGIAWGHYERNNQNIQTPELQPFIGLPLGGYKYRMHQMSSAVGRVQLKHYPERMVEIDKAMNYFWDCLEGVPGLRAHRPPKNSGSTMGGWYACHGIYEASELGGLSVTRFCEAVRAEGCPASPGVNNALHLHPVFTECDIYGHGKPTRIANSSRDLRQYKGDLPVSEAVGARTYHIPWFKKFRPEVIDQYANAFRKVAENYEELLEGDQGNPETVGGWHFFRHSG, encoded by the coding sequence ATGGCAACTATGATAGATTCCAAGCTCGCGCTGCTCGGAGGCGATAAGGCGGTAACCTGCGATCCGGGCGATACGTTCACCTGGCCGATCGTGACCGAGGAAGACGAGGCGGCGGTCCTCGATGTGCTCCGCAGAGGCGCGATGTCCGGCACGGACGTCACCCTGCAGTTCGAGAAGGAGTTCGCCGAGTGGCAGGGACTGAAGTACGGCTTGGGATTCAGCACCGGCACGGCGGCGATCCAGGCGGCGATGTGGGGCTGCGGAGTCCGGACCGGCGACGAGATCATCTGCCCGAGCATCACCTACTGGGCCTCCGCGCTGCAGGTGTTCTCCCTCGGCGGAACCGTCGTCTTCGCGGACATCGATCCGATGACGCTCTGCATCGCTCCCGACGACATCGAGCACCGGATCACCGACCGCACCAAGGCGATCATCGTCGTCCACTACCTCGGCCATCCGGCCGACATGGACCGGATCATGCCGATCGCCCGCAAGCACGGCGTCAAGGTGATCGAGGACGTCTCCCACGCGCACGGCGGGCTCTACAAGGGCAGAATGGTCGGCACGTTCGGCGATGTGGCCGCGATGAGCCTCATGTCGGGCAAGTCGTTCCCGATCGGCGAGGCGGGCATCCTCTGCACGAACGACCTCTCTATCTACGAGCACGGGATCGCATGGGGCCACTACGAGCGGAACAATCAGAACATCCAGACGCCGGAACTGCAGCCGTTCATCGGGCTGCCTCTGGGCGGGTACAAGTACCGCATGCACCAGATGAGTTCGGCGGTCGGCCGTGTCCAGCTCAAGCACTACCCGGAGAGGATGGTGGAGATCGACAAGGCGATGAACTACTTCTGGGACTGCCTGGAGGGAGTCCCCGGCTTGAGAGCGCATCGTCCGCCGAAGAACTCGGGCTCGACGATGGGCGGATGGTACGCGTGCCACGGAATCTATGAGGCGAGCGAACTCGGCGGGCTGTCGGTCACGCGGTTCTGTGAGGCGGTGAGGGCCGAGGGATGCCCCGCGAGCCCCGGCGTGAACAATGCGCTCCACCTGCACCCGGTCTTCACGGAGTGCGACATCTACGGTCACGGGAAGCCGACCCGGATCGCGAACTCCTCCAGAGACCTTCGGCAGTACAAGGGCGACCTCCCCGTGAGCGAGGCAGTCGGCGCGCGGACGTACCACATCCCGTGGTTCAAGAAGTTCCGGCCCGAGGTGATCGATCAGTATGCGAACGCGTTCCGGAAGGTCGCCGAGAACTACGAGGAACTGCTGGAGGGCGATCAGGGCAACCCTGAGACCGTCGGCGGGTGGCACTTCTTCCGGCATTCGGGATAG